From one Acidimicrobiales bacterium genomic stretch:
- the xseB gene encoding exodeoxyribonuclease VII small subunit encodes MTGTTGQSVDGDSDASAGGGPGAGPDGDRKFEDLMAELEQVTETLAGGDLGIEAAADLYERAQHLHALATERLAQVQQRIERLSKSEG; translated from the coding sequence GTGACGGGCACCACGGGCCAAAGTGTCGACGGAGACTCCGACGCCAGTGCCGGCGGCGGTCCCGGCGCCGGCCCCGACGGCGACCGCAAGTTCGAAGATCTGATGGCGGAGCTGGAGCAGGTGACCGAGACGCTCGCCGGCGGTGACCTCGGCATCGAGGCGGCAGCCGATCTGTACGAACGTGCCCAGCATCTGCACGCGCTGGCGACCGAGCGCCTGGCGCAGGTTCAGCAACGCATCGAACGGCTGTCCAAGTCGGAGGGCTAA
- a CDS encoding MurR/RpiR family transcriptional regulator produces MVERIMAHAERLTSTERKIAEVLAGEPQTVAFGTVAQVARVAGTSGPSVVRLAVKLGYEGFVDLQSDVQSELASQLGPARDRIRQRPPTDLLARALTTEQDNVLSTLHGLSVETVDAAASRLADRRHSVWVLAGEVTGPIGRVLDSQLSQLRDGVTRLAGSEVAISRSLAGLETDDTVIAIDVRRYERAVVSVARWARERGAIVIAITDSPLSPLAAGAAHTFFISARGVGPFDSVTGGIALANVLVTAVAARLRQSAPARLDAIEAAWNASGALVAEPGGNSPLPGMEMFTDSVPGALNGASDSPLQPADRQDGRVE; encoded by the coding sequence GTGGTCGAGCGCATCATGGCGCACGCTGAAAGGCTCACCTCGACGGAACGAAAGATCGCCGAGGTGCTGGCCGGCGAACCTCAGACTGTCGCGTTCGGCACCGTCGCACAGGTGGCCCGGGTCGCCGGGACCAGCGGACCGTCGGTGGTGAGGCTCGCGGTGAAGCTGGGTTACGAGGGTTTCGTCGACCTGCAGTCAGACGTCCAGTCGGAGCTGGCCAGCCAGCTCGGTCCCGCCCGCGACCGGATCCGCCAGAGGCCACCGACGGATCTGCTGGCAAGAGCACTTACCACCGAGCAGGACAATGTGCTCAGCACCCTCCACGGGTTGAGCGTCGAGACCGTAGATGCGGCAGCGTCGCGCCTGGCGGACCGCCGGCACAGCGTGTGGGTCCTCGCCGGCGAAGTCACCGGCCCGATAGGTCGCGTGCTCGACAGCCAGCTGAGCCAGCTGCGTGACGGCGTCACCCGGCTGGCGGGCTCAGAGGTAGCGATCAGCCGCTCACTGGCGGGCCTGGAAACGGACGACACCGTGATCGCAATAGATGTGAGACGTTACGAGCGTGCGGTTGTGTCGGTAGCTCGCTGGGCGAGGGAACGGGGTGCGATCGTGATCGCGATAACGGACAGCCCCCTGTCACCGCTGGCGGCCGGCGCCGCCCACACCTTCTTCATCTCGGCGCGCGGCGTGGGGCCCTTCGACAGTGTCACAGGCGGGATCGCCCTTGCCAACGTGCTGGTTACCGCGGTGGCGGCACGGCTGCGTCAAAGCGCTCCGGCGCGGCTCGACGCCATAGAAGCAGCCTGGAACGCCTCGGGCGCACTCGTTGCCGAGCCCGGAGGCAACAGCCCTTTGCCTGGAATGGAGATGTTCACCGACTCGGTGCCGGGCGCGTTGAACGGAGCTTCAGACAGCCCTCTGCAACCGGCGGATCGCCAGGACGGCCGAGTCGAGTAA
- a CDS encoding metallophosphoesterase: MPQTERGLTGFGGFLPPTRRPLEVFAVEHDSIQLTWAQLPSAEMSVELDGRSFEVGTPAPPWFRLQGRRRLGSGRAGPGALTVRGLSPATTYEVLLSGDGYQRRMVARARTMEPPPGRLLSRFATISDCHFGERSFAPLKLLHDPRPRPRGLLPYTVRCALAAISESERWGSEMIVAKGDLTQNAKRPEIATAVEVLDAANVPVAIALGNHDVRGPLDPVSILKESGFEASVDASFRDLPGVRLVLGHSPIPERHSGRLPEQHVAEVAALAGADRIEARPVVVVMHHPLRRWPVETHYPPSVRWRDSRKFESAVLAANRSAIVLSGHTHRNRLYRAGGLWIAEVGSTKDYPGVWGGYSVYEGGIRQVVRRIERPDAIAWNEMTRRALGGVWGWWSPGRLGDRCWTLHWPDRVVRAVPAV; encoded by the coding sequence ATGCCCCAGACCGAGCGCGGGTTAACCGGATTCGGGGGATTTTTGCCGCCCACTAGGCGGCCCCTGGAGGTCTTCGCAGTAGAGCACGACAGCATCCAGCTGACGTGGGCGCAGCTGCCGTCCGCTGAAATGTCGGTGGAACTCGACGGTCGGTCGTTCGAGGTAGGCACCCCTGCCCCACCCTGGTTTCGTCTTCAAGGCCGCCGTCGGCTGGGTTCCGGCCGCGCCGGCCCCGGCGCCCTGACCGTACGCGGGTTGTCGCCGGCCACCACCTACGAGGTGCTCCTTTCCGGCGACGGCTACCAGCGCCGGATGGTGGCAAGAGCGAGAACGATGGAGCCTCCGCCGGGGCGGTTGTTGTCACGGTTCGCGACGATCAGCGACTGTCATTTCGGCGAGCGGAGCTTCGCTCCCCTCAAGCTGCTGCACGACCCGCGACCCCGCCCGAGGGGACTCCTGCCTTACACGGTTCGATGCGCTTTGGCGGCGATCTCCGAATCGGAACGTTGGGGCTCGGAGATGATCGTCGCAAAAGGAGACCTGACCCAGAACGCGAAGCGACCCGAGATCGCCACCGCCGTCGAGGTTCTGGACGCGGCCAACGTGCCGGTCGCGATAGCCCTCGGCAATCACGACGTGCGCGGTCCGCTCGACCCAGTCTCCATCCTCAAGGAATCGGGGTTCGAGGCATCGGTCGACGCATCGTTCCGGGATCTCCCGGGTGTCCGGCTCGTTCTCGGCCACAGCCCGATTCCCGAGCGCCACTCGGGTCGCCTTCCCGAACAGCACGTTGCCGAGGTAGCTGCGCTGGCCGGCGCGGACCGAATCGAGGCACGTCCAGTGGTGGTAGTCATGCACCATCCGCTTCGCCGCTGGCCGGTAGAAACGCACTACCCGCCGTCGGTTCGCTGGAGGGACTCGCGCAAGTTCGAGTCAGCAGTGCTCGCGGCGAACCGGTCCGCGATCGTCTTGTCGGGGCACACCCACCGGAACCGCCTCTACCGGGCCGGCGGCCTCTGGATCGCCGAGGTCGGATCGACGAAGGATTATCCGGGCGTGTGGGGCGGCTACTCGGTCTACGAAGGCGGCATCAGGCAGGTCGTCAGGCGGATCGAGCGGCCTGACGCGATCGCGTGGAACGAGATGACCAGGCGAGCGCTCGGCGGGGTATGGGGCTGGTGGAGTCCGGGAAGGCTGGGAGACCGCTGCTGGACGCTCCACTGGCCGGACCGCGTCGTGCGGGCTGTGCCGGCGGTGTAA
- the murA gene encoding UDP-N-acetylglucosamine 1-carboxyvinyltransferase, with protein MSDAWLIEPAGPLRGEVEVRGSKNAVTKHMVAAILGERPSTITNVPEVGDVEITANILTAIGANVERSGDSLTVSPPSDVIPTVPLSFSGLNRIPVLMLGPLLHLTGEAFVPRVGGDSIGARPVDFHVDVLRALGAEVEVNDVGISARCNRLKGAIIELPYPSVGATESALLSASLAEGKTVIRGAATEPEVLELALFLQKMGALIELKPDRVIVIEGVTRLHGARTRLLGDRNEAFSYLVAGLLTGGEVRVVGCGQDRLVTAITTLMRMGALVDVDDHGMAASAPDGLRAAAVQTDVHPGFMTDWQTPLMVLFTQAEGMSVLHETVYEDRFVYVPALQKMGGEIQLFSSCLGGPACRFYETSNMHSALVRGVSKLRGAEVEIPDVRAGFSSVIAAAAAEGSSLLRGVHHLERGYHRPADQLRSLGLDLQTQ; from the coding sequence GTGTCAGACGCTTGGCTGATTGAACCGGCGGGTCCACTCAGGGGCGAAGTGGAGGTACGAGGGTCCAAGAATGCGGTGACCAAGCACATGGTCGCGGCGATTCTCGGAGAGAGGCCCAGCACCATAACCAATGTGCCCGAGGTCGGCGACGTCGAGATAACCGCGAACATCCTCACCGCGATCGGAGCGAACGTCGAGCGGAGCGGGGATTCGCTGACAGTCAGTCCCCCGAGCGACGTGATCCCGACCGTTCCCTTGTCTTTCAGCGGGCTCAACCGCATTCCGGTCCTTATGCTCGGACCGCTTCTTCACCTGACGGGCGAGGCATTTGTTCCTCGGGTCGGCGGTGACAGCATTGGCGCAAGACCGGTCGACTTTCACGTCGATGTTCTCCGCGCGCTCGGAGCGGAAGTCGAAGTGAACGACGTGGGCATCTCGGCGAGGTGCAACCGGCTGAAGGGCGCGATCATCGAACTTCCGTACCCCAGCGTCGGTGCAACCGAGTCGGCGCTTCTGTCGGCTTCGCTGGCCGAAGGAAAGACAGTGATCCGTGGCGCGGCCACGGAGCCCGAGGTGCTCGAACTGGCGCTTTTTCTTCAGAAGATGGGCGCTCTCATCGAGTTGAAACCCGACCGGGTCATCGTCATCGAAGGCGTGACGCGCTTGCACGGTGCCCGGACGCGATTGCTGGGTGATCGCAATGAGGCGTTCAGCTACCTGGTCGCAGGTCTCTTGACCGGCGGCGAGGTGCGCGTGGTCGGGTGTGGGCAGGACCGACTCGTCACCGCCATCACCACCCTGATGAGGATGGGAGCGCTCGTCGACGTCGACGACCACGGGATGGCCGCTTCGGCACCAGACGGCCTGCGCGCTGCCGCGGTGCAAACCGACGTCCACCCGGGTTTCATGACCGACTGGCAGACGCCGTTGATGGTCCTGTTCACTCAGGCGGAGGGAATGTCCGTGCTGCACGAGACGGTTTACGAAGACCGTTTCGTCTACGTCCCTGCATTGCAGAAGATGGGCGGAGAGATCCAGCTGTTCTCGAGTTGCCTCGGTGGTCCGGCGTGCCGTTTCTACGAGACCAGCAACATGCACTCCGCTCTGGTGCGCGGGGTCTCGAAGCTGCGGGGCGCAGAAGTCGAGATCCCTGACGTCCGGGCCGGCTTCTCGAGCGTGATCGCAGCCGCAGCAGCCGAAGGCTCCTCGTTGCTGAGAGGCGTCCATCACCTCGAGCGGGGATACCACCGTCCGGCGGATCAACTCCGATCCCTGGGCCTCGACCTTCAGACTCAGTAA
- a CDS encoding NAD-glutamate dehydrogenase domain-containing protein, whose amino-acid sequence MSSEAAPGGESASHSPSEWASELAAHIAGPHAESAAASFAARAPASYKDQTSPAEAALDLAELAELHPPHQANGGTALGGGVFGGDHRLLVRPSEDPACTFRLRRYGKGAIELTSFLPVLESFGLIVVDAVPHRIAASEPGGPAFHIDDIGLRVDTADGIETLRFVPEIHGPRLVDALEAVARGEAEVDSLNRLVTVAGLDWRQVTLLRCYLRYRLQAGTPLTAVDLTNPLVEFPDVARGLVGYFHGRFDPDLEREPSGASPEEAAERARCVAALDLVPRLEDDRVLRGYLRLIDATVRTNYFQVGGDGSNKPVVVLKLDSGLVPELPNPRPKFEAFVHGPSIEGIHLRAGLIARGGLRWSDRPADFRTEILDLAFAQVKKNAIIVPTGAKGGFVCRLASGFGRPPGVRLVGSMVPVKAEDVKAAYATFVRSLLEITDNVSGGKTIVPAGVVARDEPDPYLVVAADKGTSTFSDLANSISEELGFWLGDAFASGGSRGYDHKKLGITAKGAWVAVRRHFRQLGIDVQRESISVVGVGDMSGDVFGNGMLQSDRIRLVAAFDHRHVFLDPEPDSERSFEERRRLAELPASSWADYRGEVISPGGGVWPRDAKTVPLAPAVRRTLGVEAESLSPPEVISAILAAPVDLLFFGGIGTFIKAPAESDADVGDHANDSVRITSDRVRTRVIAEGANLGVTQQARIRYSRRGGRINTDFVDNAAGVATSDREVNLKILLALAIEERRLDPAQRDSYLHESTGEVTTEVLRQVDHNVAALERAVVHSAREPDAFAALIDALEGAGAFNRQVESLPEPEELRIRREAGAGLIRPELAVLLAYARSNLVAEIEKSIGPVLSKGHPYLEAVVPYFPVAIRRDFEDLIPRHRLYPQLAATDVAGDLVDQLGIVWAHETAAEMGRRLDEVAAAFWAAREVIGAGSLWSELEALAASLTAEAEAALQAEISEAVIRLARSYLARPGVIDIGALITADSVVADQIGASRSDDAVKASVEQLVDLGIERDIAARYVLASGRADVADARPVMDATGRNALEALECLDGVDRAAGTEGIASAVSAALSIVPPPRRLTVWLGRSVLDDLADWRRNAATRVLRLGTSPTDALAAWEVANADALRSAAQMLGSSARAGEALLDSAVLAIRRLQRAV is encoded by the coding sequence GTGAGCAGCGAAGCGGCACCGGGCGGTGAAAGCGCCTCGCACTCGCCATCCGAATGGGCCAGCGAGCTCGCTGCTCACATAGCGGGCCCGCACGCAGAATCCGCCGCAGCGAGCTTCGCCGCCCGGGCGCCCGCCAGCTACAAGGATCAGACCTCGCCGGCCGAGGCCGCTCTCGACCTCGCCGAACTGGCGGAGTTGCATCCCCCACACCAGGCGAACGGGGGAACCGCCCTCGGCGGAGGCGTCTTCGGCGGGGATCACCGTTTGCTGGTGCGTCCTTCGGAGGATCCAGCGTGCACCTTTCGGCTTCGCCGGTACGGGAAAGGGGCGATCGAGCTGACCAGCTTCCTGCCGGTTCTGGAGAGCTTCGGGCTGATCGTCGTGGATGCGGTTCCGCACCGGATCGCCGCCTCGGAACCCGGCGGTCCCGCATTTCACATCGACGACATTGGGCTCCGGGTCGACACGGCCGACGGAATCGAGACGCTGCGATTCGTACCGGAGATCCACGGTCCACGGCTGGTGGACGCGCTGGAGGCGGTTGCCCGCGGCGAAGCCGAGGTCGATTCCCTCAACCGGCTGGTGACTGTGGCTGGGCTCGACTGGCGTCAGGTCACCTTGTTGCGTTGCTACCTGCGCTACCGGCTGCAAGCAGGAACGCCCCTGACCGCGGTCGATCTGACCAACCCGCTGGTGGAGTTCCCGGACGTGGCCCGCGGACTGGTCGGGTACTTCCACGGTCGATTCGACCCTGATCTCGAGCGCGAACCGTCGGGGGCCAGCCCGGAAGAGGCTGCGGAACGGGCGCGTTGTGTCGCTGCCCTCGACCTCGTGCCGAGACTCGAGGATGATCGGGTGCTGCGCGGTTATCTGCGCCTGATCGATGCGACTGTTCGCACCAACTACTTTCAGGTGGGCGGCGACGGCTCGAACAAGCCGGTCGTGGTGCTGAAACTGGACAGCGGTCTGGTGCCCGAGCTGCCCAACCCGCGCCCGAAATTCGAGGCGTTCGTGCACGGTCCGAGCATCGAAGGCATCCATCTCCGAGCGGGTCTCATCGCGCGCGGGGGACTTCGTTGGAGCGATCGACCCGCGGACTTCCGGACCGAGATACTGGACCTCGCCTTCGCTCAGGTGAAGAAGAACGCGATCATTGTCCCGACGGGTGCGAAGGGCGGGTTCGTGTGCCGGCTGGCATCAGGCTTCGGGCGCCCACCGGGCGTTCGTTTGGTCGGCTCCATGGTGCCGGTCAAGGCCGAGGATGTTAAGGCCGCTTACGCGACGTTCGTCCGCTCGCTGCTCGAGATAACTGACAACGTGTCCGGCGGAAAGACGATCGTCCCCGCCGGAGTCGTTGCTCGTGACGAGCCCGACCCGTACCTGGTGGTTGCGGCGGACAAGGGCACCTCCACGTTCTCCGATCTCGCCAACTCGATCAGCGAGGAGCTCGGTTTCTGGCTGGGCGACGCGTTCGCGTCCGGCGGCTCGAGGGGGTACGACCACAAGAAACTGGGTATCACGGCTAAAGGCGCCTGGGTCGCGGTGCGGAGACATTTCCGCCAACTCGGCATAGATGTTCAGCGAGAGTCGATCAGCGTCGTCGGAGTCGGGGATATGTCGGGAGATGTATTCGGGAACGGCATGTTGCAAAGCGACAGGATCCGACTGGTTGCCGCGTTCGATCACCGCCACGTCTTCCTGGATCCCGAACCTGATTCTGAGAGGTCTTTTGAGGAACGCCGGCGTCTCGCCGAGTTGCCGGCATCCAGCTGGGCGGATTACCGCGGCGAGGTGATCTCGCCAGGCGGCGGTGTGTGGCCCCGCGACGCGAAGACGGTTCCACTCGCGCCCGCGGTGCGGCGGACGCTCGGGGTCGAAGCCGAGAGCCTCAGCCCCCCGGAGGTGATATCGGCCATCCTCGCCGCACCGGTCGATTTGCTGTTCTTCGGAGGCATTGGAACGTTCATCAAGGCACCGGCCGAATCCGACGCGGACGTTGGCGACCACGCCAACGACTCGGTCCGGATCACCTCCGACCGGGTCAGGACGAGAGTGATCGCGGAGGGAGCCAACCTCGGCGTTACCCAGCAGGCCCGGATCCGATACTCACGACGCGGAGGGAGGATCAACACGGACTTCGTAGACAACGCGGCCGGAGTTGCAACGTCGGACCGCGAGGTCAACCTGAAGATCCTGCTGGCTCTCGCTATCGAGGAACGGCGTCTCGATCCCGCGCAACGAGACAGTTACCTGCACGAGTCGACCGGCGAAGTGACCACGGAAGTTCTGCGCCAGGTGGACCACAACGTCGCCGCGCTGGAGAGAGCCGTCGTGCACAGCGCAAGGGAGCCGGACGCGTTTGCAGCCCTGATCGACGCTCTCGAAGGAGCGGGAGCCTTCAACCGGCAGGTCGAGTCACTTCCGGAACCAGAGGAGCTTCGCATCCGGCGCGAAGCGGGAGCCGGGCTTATCAGACCAGAGCTGGCTGTCCTCTTGGCTTACGCCAGATCGAATCTCGTTGCCGAGATCGAGAAGTCGATCGGACCCGTCCTCTCAAAGGGTCATCCCTATCTCGAGGCGGTCGTGCCGTACTTCCCGGTTGCCATCCGGCGGGATTTCGAGGACCTGATCCCAAGGCACCGTCTCTATCCCCAACTGGCGGCTACCGACGTTGCGGGGGATCTCGTCGACCAGCTCGGCATAGTCTGGGCGCACGAGACCGCCGCGGAGATGGGCAGGCGGCTCGACGAGGTTGCGGCAGCGTTCTGGGCGGCTCGCGAAGTCATCGGAGCCGGGTCGCTGTGGTCGGAGCTCGAGGCGCTGGCGGCGTCCTTGACCGCCGAGGCAGAGGCAGCGCTGCAGGCCGAGATCTCCGAGGCGGTCATCCGCCTCGCCAGGTCGTACCTCGCCCGCCCGGGCGTCATTGACATCGGGGCTTTGATCACCGCGGACAGCGTGGTCGCCGACCAGATCGGAGCGTCGCGCTCAGATGACGCCGTCAAGGCATCCGTTGAGCAGTTGGTGGACCTGGGGATCGAGCGGGACATCGCCGCCCGCTACGTTCTCGCCTCGGGCCGCGCAGACGTCGCCGACGCCCGTCCGGTCATGGACGCCACGGGCAGGAACGCGTTAGAAGCGCTCGAGTGTCTCGACGGGGTAGACCGCGCCGCTGGTACTGAGGGAATCGCATCGGCGGTTTCTGCCGCGTTGTCGATTGTTCCGCCCCCGCGCCGCTTGACGGTGTGGCTCGGCCGCTCGGTTCTCGATGACCTCGCCGACTGGAGGCGCAACGCCGCCACAAGGGTGCTCAGGCTGGGTACCAGCCCGACCGATGCCTTGGCTGCTTGGGAGGTGGCCAATGCTGACGCGTTGCGAAGCGCTGCGCAGATGCTCGGTTCGTCCGCCCGGGCCGGTGAGGCGTTACTCGACTCGGCCGTCCTGGCGATCCGCCGGTTGCAGAGGGCTGTCTGA
- a CDS encoding DEAD/DEAH box helicase — protein MHKEQVSSTEPAGSFASLGLAPELVEALARQGIVDPFPIQALTIRDALSGRDVCGKAKTGSGKTLAFGLPLLQRVEAAAGSASGPRAPLGLVLVPTRELARQVADVLEPLAAVAGLALTACYGGTGMDSQIKSLEEGTDVLVATPGRLIDLRQRGAADLSRVEVLVVDEADRMADMGFMPQVEWLLRHLVRPHQTMLFSATLDGDVERLVRHELTDPVFHEVQSARPTVTAMVHRFVLVHQMDKVRVAAAICGTAERAIVFCRTKRGADRLTDDLRREGVNARAIHGDLRQQVRERALRSFAAGRLPVLVATDVAARGIDVDGIDVVVHFDPPEDSKSYLHRSGRTARAGRDGLVVTLVLWNEQMEIERVQKRLGLSSPIVEMFSNDPRLRSLRTWDPAEISVA, from the coding sequence ATGCATAAGGAGCAGGTTTCCAGCACGGAGCCCGCCGGTTCTTTCGCCTCACTCGGATTGGCGCCCGAATTGGTGGAAGCCCTTGCCCGGCAAGGCATCGTTGATCCATTTCCAATCCAGGCGCTGACCATTCGGGACGCGCTGTCCGGCCGCGACGTCTGCGGGAAGGCGAAGACCGGTTCGGGCAAGACGCTCGCCTTCGGGCTTCCGCTGTTGCAGAGAGTCGAGGCCGCCGCCGGCTCGGCTTCCGGTCCCAGGGCTCCCCTCGGACTGGTTCTCGTCCCGACCCGCGAGCTCGCCCGGCAGGTCGCCGATGTCCTCGAGCCGCTCGCCGCCGTAGCCGGTCTCGCTCTTACCGCTTGCTACGGAGGGACAGGGATGGACTCCCAGATCAAGTCCCTCGAGGAAGGCACCGACGTTCTCGTGGCCACGCCCGGCCGGTTGATCGATCTGCGCCAGCGTGGCGCGGCCGACCTCAGCCGTGTCGAGGTACTCGTCGTCGACGAGGCGGATCGAATGGCCGACATGGGGTTCATGCCCCAGGTCGAATGGCTTCTCCGTCATCTGGTGCGCCCCCATCAGACGATGCTGTTCTCCGCGACTCTCGACGGCGACGTTGAGCGCCTCGTGCGCCACGAGCTGACCGACCCGGTGTTCCACGAAGTGCAGTCGGCAAGACCGACCGTCACCGCGATGGTGCATCGCTTTGTTCTCGTCCACCAGATGGACAAGGTCCGGGTCGCTGCGGCGATCTGCGGTACCGCGGAGCGGGCGATTGTCTTCTGCCGGACCAAGCGCGGGGCGGACCGCTTGACCGACGATCTCAGGCGGGAGGGGGTCAACGCCCGGGCGATTCACGGCGATCTGCGACAGCAGGTTCGTGAGCGGGCTTTGCGGAGCTTCGCCGCCGGCCGGCTCCCGGTGCTCGTTGCGACCGACGTCGCGGCGCGCGGAATCGATGTCGACGGCATAGACGTGGTGGTGCATTTCGACCCGCCCGAAGATTCGAAGTCGTATTTGCACCGCTCGGGCCGTACGGCACGCGCAGGGAGGGACGGGCTGGTGGTCACGCTCGTTCTCTGGAACGAGCAGATGGAAATCGAGCGAGTCCAAAAGCGTCTCGGGCTCTCCTCGCCCATCGTCGAGATGTTCTCCAACGACCCGCGCCTTCGAAGCCTGCGCACCTGGGACCCGGCCGAGATCTCGGTCGCCTGA
- the xseA gene encoding exodeoxyribonuclease VII large subunit, whose amino-acid sequence MTLKLFDEENRQAPRRVTLVRLAGEIARALVGVGRIAVEGEVYRPRVSRGGWTFFTLRDRAAQMEVVLPSSAAKRSRAVDGERVCVTGKLQWANEQGRLQLLADEVVPVGAGAVAELIAETRRRLEAEGLLGVRQRPVPVLPALIGVVCGADAAVRRDIESVVAARFPGYPVVFEETTVSGPGASLSIVEALRSVVDVPGVDVVILARGGGDGPSLLPWSTEEVCRAVAACPVPVVSAIGHESDRPLCDEVADLRCGTPSIAAAAVVPHREELAARFDRCLVSAGASLAARFGEAQRRTGSVDPGQALGATIERAELRLERGGQRIGDCHPSRQLRMCRQRLAGVDWRRPLGEIIGRAKGRLAADGRHLEALSPRRTLERGYAVVSGPTGEVLRFATDVTPGDGIEIELAEGALSASVTQVKSAQ is encoded by the coding sequence GTGACGTTGAAGCTCTTCGACGAGGAAAACAGGCAGGCTCCCAGGCGGGTGACGCTCGTCCGGCTCGCTGGCGAGATCGCCCGGGCACTTGTCGGGGTGGGCCGCATCGCGGTCGAGGGTGAGGTCTACCGGCCCCGCGTTTCACGAGGAGGTTGGACCTTCTTCACGCTCCGGGACCGGGCGGCGCAGATGGAAGTGGTGCTGCCCTCGTCGGCGGCGAAGCGCAGCCGGGCGGTCGACGGCGAGCGCGTTTGCGTCACCGGAAAGCTTCAATGGGCGAACGAGCAGGGCCGGTTGCAGCTCCTCGCCGACGAGGTGGTGCCCGTCGGAGCCGGGGCGGTCGCCGAGTTGATCGCCGAGACACGCCGGCGATTGGAGGCCGAGGGGCTCCTCGGAGTTCGACAGCGTCCAGTGCCGGTCCTTCCGGCTTTGATCGGGGTCGTCTGCGGGGCCGACGCCGCGGTGAGAAGGGATATCGAGTCGGTGGTGGCTGCTCGTTTTCCTGGCTACCCGGTGGTCTTCGAGGAGACGACGGTGTCGGGGCCGGGGGCGTCGTTGTCGATCGTGGAGGCACTCCGGTCGGTCGTGGACGTCCCGGGGGTCGACGTGGTGATCCTGGCCCGCGGCGGAGGCGACGGACCCTCACTGCTCCCATGGAGCACGGAAGAGGTGTGCAGAGCTGTCGCCGCCTGCCCGGTTCCGGTGGTCTCCGCGATCGGCCATGAGAGTGACCGTCCGCTCTGCGATGAGGTCGCCGACCTGAGGTGCGGGACACCGTCGATTGCCGCGGCAGCGGTCGTGCCTCATCGGGAAGAGCTGGCCGCGCGGTTTGATCGCTGCCTTGTTTCCGCAGGCGCATCTCTTGCGGCCCGCTTTGGCGAGGCCCAACGCCGGACCGGTTCGGTCGACCCCGGCCAAGCTTTGGGGGCGACCATTGAACGAGCCGAATTACGCCTCGAGCGTGGAGGCCAGCGGATCGGCGACTGCCACCCTTCCCGCCAACTGCGGATGTGCCGGCAACGTCTCGCAGGCGTCGACTGGCGCCGCCCCCTCGGCGAGATCATCGGTCGGGCGAAGGGGCGCCTCGCGGCGGATGGCCGGCATCTCGAGGCGCTTTCGCCTCGGCGGACGCTCGAGCGCGGTTACGCCGTGGTCAGCGGTCCGACCGGGGAAGTGCTTCGCTTCGCGACGGACGTGACCCCCGGCGACGGGATCGAGATCGAGCTTGCCGAGGGTGCTTTGTCCGCCTCCGTCACCCAGGTGAAGTCGGCGCAGTGA